One genomic segment of Fervidobacterium pennivorans includes these proteins:
- the buk gene encoding butyrate kinase, with protein sequence MKILVINPGSTSTKVAVFDDEQMIASRTLRHSPEELAPFHKLTDQFEFRAGIVKNFLSEIGIKPEELSAVVGRGGLLDPIPGGTYKVTEDVLEVLREAKNGEHASNLGALIAYEFTKQYGIPSFIVDPVVVDEMEPLARYTGHPMFKRKSIFHALNQKATARNAAAQLGKKYEEVNLIVVHMGGGISIGAHRKGKVVNVNNALDGDGPFTPERSGTLPLTQLIDLCYSGKYTYEQMKKKIKGAGGMVDYLGTNDAMVVQEKIRQGDREAELVYKAMAYQIAKWIGRMAAVLKGEVDAIVLTGGLAYDKEFMVKWLTEYTSFIAPILVFPGGDEERALAMGALRVLRGVEEAKIYWENVLQH encoded by the coding sequence ATGAAGATATTGGTAATAAACCCGGGTTCTACAAGTACAAAGGTAGCAGTTTTTGACGATGAGCAAATGATTGCTTCAAGAACTTTAAGACATTCCCCAGAAGAATTGGCACCGTTTCATAAATTGACAGACCAATTTGAATTTCGTGCAGGGATTGTCAAGAATTTCCTAAGTGAAATAGGGATAAAACCGGAAGAATTATCGGCTGTTGTCGGTCGTGGTGGGCTTCTGGATCCAATCCCGGGTGGTACGTATAAGGTAACGGAAGATGTGCTTGAAGTGCTTAGAGAGGCGAAAAATGGAGAACACGCTTCTAATTTAGGGGCACTCATAGCCTACGAATTCACTAAGCAGTACGGAATACCTTCTTTTATTGTAGACCCAGTTGTAGTTGATGAAATGGAACCACTGGCAAGATATACTGGGCATCCCATGTTTAAAAGAAAGTCTATCTTCCATGCACTTAATCAAAAAGCAACCGCCAGAAACGCTGCAGCGCAACTTGGAAAAAAATACGAGGAAGTCAACCTTATCGTTGTGCACATGGGTGGAGGTATTTCTATTGGGGCACATAGAAAAGGTAAAGTTGTTAACGTGAATAACGCATTGGACGGAGATGGACCATTCACACCTGAAAGAAGTGGTACCTTGCCTTTGACACAGTTAATAGACCTATGCTACAGCGGGAAATACACATACGAGCAAATGAAAAAGAAAATCAAAGGTGCGGGTGGAATGGTGGATTACCTTGGGACAAATGACGCGATGGTTGTGCAGGAAAAAATCAGACAAGGTGACAGAGAGGCTGAACTCGTATATAAAGCGATGGCTTATCAAATAGCGAAATGGATTGGAAGAATGGCTGCTGTTCTCAAAGGTGAAGTGGATGCGATAGTCTTAACAGGTGGATTAGCTTACGACAAAGAATTTATGGTGAAATGGCTTACCGAATATACAAGTTTTATAGCACCAATACTCGTTTTCCCAGGTGGGGATGAAGAAAGGGCACTCGCAATGGGGGCACTCAGGGTTTTGAGAGGAGTTGAAGAAGCTAAGATATACTGGGAAAATGTTTTGCAACATTAA
- a CDS encoding bifunctional enoyl-CoA hydratase/phosphate acetyltransferase — MKKLQELLDKAKGVGKKVVAVAAADDDVVLRAVDMAKKEGIVDALLFGDAKKIEVVAEKAGLNIKDFEIVDSKSPADDAVKAVVDGRAHFVMKGNIKTGDLMKAVLKDEYNLKTGRTMSLVSIFETPLYHKLLIVTDAGMTIAPDLEQKVHLIENAVLVARKAVGVEKPKVAILGAIEVVNPKMEATIHAALLAKMNERGQIKNCIVDGPFALDNAVSKEAAEHKGIVSPVAGDADVLIMPDIEAGNIFYKAVVFLAGAKVASAIIGAKCPVALTSRADSDETKLLSLALTCLMSEQS, encoded by the coding sequence ATGAAGAAACTTCAAGAGCTTTTAGATAAAGCTAAAGGTGTAGGCAAGAAAGTGGTTGCTGTTGCAGCGGCAGATGATGATGTTGTTTTGAGAGCCGTCGATATGGCAAAGAAAGAAGGGATTGTTGATGCCTTGTTATTTGGGGATGCTAAAAAGATAGAAGTTGTTGCCGAAAAAGCAGGTTTAAATATCAAAGATTTTGAAATAGTTGACTCAAAAAGCCCTGCAGATGATGCTGTCAAAGCAGTTGTGGATGGCAGAGCACATTTTGTTATGAAAGGTAACATAAAAACCGGAGATTTAATGAAGGCTGTTTTGAAAGATGAGTATAATCTGAAAACAGGAAGAACAATGTCTCTTGTTAGTATTTTTGAGACACCGCTCTATCATAAATTGCTCATTGTTACAGACGCAGGAATGACCATAGCCCCTGATTTGGAGCAGAAGGTTCACCTTATCGAAAATGCAGTTCTTGTTGCTAGGAAAGCCGTTGGTGTGGAGAAACCGAAGGTAGCAATTTTAGGTGCAATTGAAGTTGTCAATCCAAAGATGGAAGCTACGATACATGCTGCACTACTTGCGAAAATGAACGAAAGAGGGCAAATCAAAAACTGTATAGTAGATGGTCCTTTTGCATTAGATAACGCAGTATCAAAAGAGGCAGCCGAACACAAGGGGATTGTTAGTCCTGTTGCAGGTGATGCCGATGTACTGATTATGCCAGATATCGAGGCTGGAAATATCTTCTATAAAGCAGTGGTTTTTCTCGCAGGTGCAAAGGTTGCCTCAGCAATAATTGGTGCAAAATGTCCTGTTGCACTTACATCAAGAGCCGATAGCGATGAAACAAAGCTTTTGTCGTTAGCACTAACGTGTTTGATGAGTGAACAATCGTAA
- the buk gene encoding butyrate kinase — protein MRILVINPGATSTKVAVFEDKQKILQEILQHSVEELDKYPTVMDQKEMRASAVEEFLRKHNLTIDQFDAIAARGGILPPVESGTYIVDETMVDYLINKTKVQHASNLAAVIGYELSKKASRTIPVYITDPVSVDEMIPEARLSGIRDIERKSLSHISNMRAVGIRIAEELGKKFNELNMVIAHLGSGISVAPFEKGRMIDVNNANDEGPFSVERTGELPVGDVVKLCYSGQYTKEQMKKMFVGKGGLVAYLGTNDLREAFKMAESDPKALEVIEAMAYQIAQEIGAMCVALKGKVDAIVLTGGMAYSERFVDMIKSYIFKFAPIFVVPGEMEMEALAYGALRVLTGVEEPKIWRPQEV, from the coding sequence ATGAGAATTTTGGTTATTAACCCCGGAGCAACAAGTACGAAAGTTGCCGTTTTTGAAGATAAGCAAAAGATTCTTCAAGAGATACTTCAACACAGCGTCGAAGAGCTGGATAAATATCCGACAGTAATGGACCAAAAAGAAATGAGAGCGAGCGCAGTTGAAGAATTTTTAAGAAAGCACAACTTAACAATTGACCAATTTGATGCTATAGCTGCTCGCGGTGGAATACTACCACCAGTTGAAAGTGGAACTTATATCGTTGATGAAACCATGGTGGATTATTTAATAAATAAGACAAAAGTTCAACATGCCTCAAATTTAGCGGCGGTTATCGGTTATGAACTATCCAAAAAAGCATCAAGAACCATTCCAGTTTACATTACCGACCCGGTAAGTGTGGACGAAATGATTCCAGAAGCAAGGTTATCTGGGATAAGGGACATCGAGAGAAAAAGTCTTTCACACATATCGAACATGCGCGCTGTTGGCATACGAATCGCTGAAGAGTTAGGCAAGAAATTCAACGAATTAAATATGGTCATTGCTCACCTTGGAAGTGGTATCTCAGTTGCACCGTTTGAAAAAGGAAGGATGATAGATGTAAATAACGCCAACGACGAAGGTCCGTTCAGTGTTGAGAGGACCGGAGAACTGCCTGTTGGAGATGTTGTTAAATTGTGCTATTCAGGACAGTACACGAAAGAACAAATGAAAAAGATGTTTGTCGGTAAGGGAGGACTTGTGGCTTATCTTGGTACAAATGATTTGAGGGAAGCATTCAAAATGGCGGAAAGTGACCCGAAAGCATTGGAAGTGATAGAAGCTATGGCTTACCAGATTGCACAAGAAATAGGTGCCATGTGTGTTGCTTTGAAAGGCAAGGTAGATGCAATTGTTCTTACGGGTGGTATGGCTTATAGTGAAAGATTTGTCGATATGATAAAATCCTATATCTTCAAATTTGCCCCTATCTTTGTAGTTCCTGGTGAGATGGAGATGGAAGCTCTTGCCTACGGGGCTTTGCGCGTTCTTACCGGTGTTGAAGAACCAAAAATATGGAGACCTCAGGAGGTGTAA
- a CDS encoding aminotransferase-like domain-containing protein: protein MELESKLSEVGMNLRSSLIRELLKYASVPGSISFGGGVPDPNTFPRHELAEIAKEVIENEYAYTLQYNTTEGDDELAKQMIKLLERIYGITGLDRPNLLFTTGSQQALDLLARVLLDRDSICFVEFPVYLGAASAFRMTFTKFETVPLLDDGMDVDYLEKKLKELDLAGKIKHVKFIYTVPNFHNPAGVTMSLEKRKKLIEIAERYDIPILEDDPYGLLRFEGEHLPSLYKLAGPDRVILLNTFSKILTPGLRIGVIIGRADIVRKATLAKQAADLCSPSLNQRIAARFLERYDLLEYLKLGIELYKKKKDTMIKALEENFSDIKGAKWVNPQGGLFVWFTLPEGYDTMEMFERAKEKKIYYIPGEAFTIDDSKSSSMRLSFCLPSEEKIIEGVKRLKETVVEYGKKKGLM from the coding sequence ATGGAGCTAGAGAGCAAATTGTCAGAAGTTGGTATGAACCTAAGGTCTTCTTTAATTAGAGAATTGCTCAAATATGCCTCCGTGCCGGGTTCAATATCATTTGGAGGTGGAGTCCCGGATCCAAACACATTCCCACGTCACGAGCTTGCTGAGATTGCAAAGGAAGTCATAGAAAACGAATATGCGTACACTCTTCAATACAACACTACTGAAGGTGACGATGAACTTGCCAAACAGATGATAAAGCTCCTTGAAAGGATTTATGGAATAACAGGTCTTGATAGACCCAATCTACTTTTCACCACAGGTTCGCAGCAAGCCCTCGACCTTCTTGCCAGAGTCCTACTTGACAGAGATAGCATATGCTTTGTTGAGTTCCCAGTCTACCTTGGTGCAGCAAGTGCGTTCAGAATGACTTTTACAAAGTTTGAAACAGTACCTCTACTAGACGATGGGATGGATGTGGATTATTTGGAGAAAAAACTAAAGGAACTTGACCTAGCTGGAAAGATAAAGCATGTTAAATTCATATACACCGTTCCAAACTTCCACAACCCCGCTGGTGTCACGATGAGTCTAGAAAAAAGGAAAAAATTGATAGAAATAGCCGAAAGATACGACATTCCTATCCTTGAAGATGACCCATATGGGCTTCTCAGATTTGAAGGAGAGCATTTACCTTCCTTGTATAAACTAGCTGGACCGGATAGGGTAATTCTGTTGAACACATTTAGCAAGATTCTCACACCTGGTTTGAGAATAGGTGTAATAATCGGGCGTGCGGATATCGTTAGAAAAGCAACCCTTGCAAAACAGGCAGCTGATTTGTGTAGCCCGAGCTTGAACCAAAGGATAGCCGCAAGATTCTTGGAAAGGTATGACTTACTTGAATACCTGAAGCTAGGAATTGAACTGTATAAGAAGAAAAAGGACACGATGATAAAAGCTCTCGAAGAGAACTTCTCAGATATAAAGGGAGCGAAATGGGTCAATCCACAAGGTGGTCTCTTTGTGTGGTTCACACTTCCTGAAGGCTACGACACGATGGAGATGTTTGAGAGAGCAAAAGAAAAGAAGATTTATTACATCCCAGGTGAAGCTTTTACAATAGACGATAGTAAGAGCTCTTCGATGAGGCTTTCATTCTGCTTACCGTCAGAAGAGAAAATAATTGAGGGAGTCAAAAGACTTAAGGAAACTGTTGTTGAATATGGTAAGAAGAAAGGGTTGATGTGA
- a CDS encoding pyridoxal-phosphate-dependent aminotransferase family protein, whose amino-acid sequence MIRKYLLLSPGPTPVPQEILLEGAKETIHHRTPEFVKLLEETLELTKYVFQTKHPVYVLTSSGTGALETAVVNLVNPGEKAIIVNAGKFGERWVEIARAYGVNVVEIKLPWGKAVTPEMIEKAMKENPDAKVVFTTYSETSTGTVIDLENIAKLTRDTDVILVTDAVSGLLAEPLKMDEWGVDVVVSGSQKGWMLPPGLAFIAINDKAYAKVEKCTNSRYYFDLRKYKKSSPDNPWTTAVNLIYMLNKAVKMLKEEGIENVWARHALYGEATRAAVKALGLTFFSERPGNVLTAVNSPEGIPSSKLTKLMRDKYGVTIAAGQEPMKDEIFRISHLGYLTPFDIITGITALEFALNEMGYKVEIGKGVVAAEEVLFKGLVK is encoded by the coding sequence GTGATAAGAAAGTATTTGTTACTATCACCCGGTCCAACACCAGTTCCTCAGGAAATACTACTTGAGGGTGCCAAAGAAACGATTCACCACAGAACACCAGAATTCGTTAAATTGTTAGAAGAAACCCTTGAGCTCACGAAATACGTCTTTCAAACAAAACACCCAGTTTACGTATTAACATCATCAGGAACCGGTGCTTTGGAAACAGCTGTTGTTAACCTCGTTAATCCAGGCGAGAAGGCTATAATAGTAAACGCAGGTAAATTTGGCGAAAGATGGGTTGAAATCGCAAGAGCTTATGGCGTTAACGTTGTTGAAATCAAACTACCCTGGGGTAAGGCTGTCACACCAGAAATGATTGAAAAGGCGATGAAAGAAAACCCTGATGCAAAAGTTGTATTCACAACCTACAGTGAAACTTCGACAGGAACAGTTATTGACTTAGAAAACATCGCAAAGCTAACAAGAGATACTGACGTTATACTTGTAACAGATGCTGTCAGTGGTCTTTTAGCAGAACCTCTGAAAATGGATGAATGGGGAGTCGACGTTGTAGTTAGCGGTTCACAAAAAGGTTGGATGTTGCCTCCAGGACTTGCATTTATAGCTATCAACGACAAGGCATATGCAAAGGTTGAAAAATGCACGAACAGTAGGTACTACTTCGACCTTAGAAAGTACAAAAAGAGCTCACCAGATAACCCATGGACAACAGCAGTTAACCTGATTTACATGCTGAATAAAGCCGTTAAGATGCTCAAAGAAGAAGGTATTGAAAACGTTTGGGCAAGACACGCACTCTATGGAGAAGCAACAAGAGCCGCAGTTAAGGCTTTAGGTTTAACATTCTTCTCTGAAAGACCGGGTAACGTTCTAACTGCTGTTAACTCACCAGAAGGTATTCCATCAAGCAAACTGACAAAACTCATGAGAGACAAATACGGTGTTACAATAGCAGCCGGGCAGGAACCTATGAAAGATGAAATATTCAGAATTTCCCACCTTGGTTACCTTACACCATTTGACATCATTACAGGTATCACGGCTCTTGAATTCGCGCTCAACGAAATGGGATACAAAGTTGAAATTGGAAAAGGTGTCGTTGCAGCTGAAGAAGTACTTTTTAAAGGGCTGGTGAAGTAG
- a CDS encoding hydroxyacid dehydrogenase, whose amino-acid sequence MRIHINDPLDKQATERLKSVPGVELTSEHLEKEDLLKIMPEIEVLIVRSATKVTADIIEAGTKLKIIGRAGTGLDNIDVKAAEAKGIKVINTPGANSISVAELTIGLMIACSRHIARGTIDLKNGKWTKKELEGHELFGRTVGIIGFGNIGREVAKRLLAFDMKILAYDPFVKETDMNVKMVDLDTLYKESDYITIHVPLTPETKNLINKETISKMKDGVIIINAARGGIIDEEALYEALVSGKVYAAGLDVFEVEPPTDELRQKLLALPNVVATPHIGASTFEAQERVGMLLVERLIKEIA is encoded by the coding sequence ATGAGGATTCATATTAACGATCCTCTTGACAAACAAGCCACAGAGAGGCTTAAAAGCGTACCTGGAGTAGAATTAACCTCTGAACACTTGGAAAAAGAAGACCTTCTCAAAATAATGCCAGAAATAGAAGTACTAATCGTTAGAAGTGCTACCAAAGTAACAGCGGACATTATCGAGGCAGGCACAAAGCTCAAAATTATCGGACGAGCTGGCACTGGCTTGGACAACATTGATGTGAAGGCAGCAGAAGCAAAAGGAATAAAAGTCATTAATACCCCAGGTGCGAACAGCATATCGGTAGCGGAATTAACTATTGGACTAATGATAGCTTGTTCGAGACACATCGCACGTGGAACTATCGACCTCAAGAACGGAAAATGGACAAAAAAAGAACTCGAAGGTCACGAACTTTTTGGAAGAACTGTTGGTATCATCGGATTTGGAAACATTGGGCGTGAAGTTGCAAAAAGGTTACTCGCATTTGATATGAAAATCTTAGCTTATGACCCGTTTGTCAAAGAAACTGACATGAACGTTAAGATGGTAGATTTGGACACACTTTACAAAGAAAGTGACTACATAACAATACACGTGCCACTCACACCAGAAACAAAGAATCTTATAAACAAAGAAACCATCTCAAAGATGAAAGATGGAGTCATAATAATAAATGCAGCAAGAGGAGGCATCATTGACGAAGAGGCATTATACGAAGCTTTGGTAAGCGGTAAGGTCTACGCTGCCGGTCTTGATGTCTTCGAAGTAGAACCCCCCACCGATGAACTAAGACAAAAATTACTCGCTCTGCCAAATGTTGTTGCAACACCTCACATAGGTGCATCAACATTCGAGGCGCAAGAAAGAGTCGGAATGCTACTTGTCGAAAGACTTATAAAAGAAATTGCGTAA
- a CDS encoding Hsp20/alpha crystallin family protein, whose product MLARRSDLFEPFMELQREVDRLFSEFMRPFRTDVEFLPKVDAYETEDKVVLELEIPGVKKDELKIAVEDGILRISGEKKAERDEKGRNYRIVERSFGKFERAFLLPDYVDIQNIKAKYNDGVLTIELPKKKEEKPALEIKVE is encoded by the coding sequence ATGTTAGCAAGAAGAAGCGACTTATTTGAACCATTCATGGAATTGCAGAGAGAAGTTGACAGACTATTCTCGGAATTTATGAGACCATTCAGAACAGATGTAGAATTTCTTCCAAAAGTCGATGCCTATGAAACAGAAGATAAAGTAGTTCTCGAACTCGAAATTCCTGGAGTTAAAAAAGACGAACTAAAAATCGCTGTAGAAGACGGAATCCTAAGAATATCGGGTGAAAAGAAAGCTGAAAGAGACGAAAAAGGTAGGAACTACAGAATAGTTGAAAGAAGCTTTGGTAAATTCGAAAGAGCGTTTTTACTGCCAGACTACGTGGACATCCAAAACATCAAGGCAAAATACAACGATGGAGTTTTGACAATAGAATTACCAAAGAAGAAGGAAGAAAAACCCGCTCTTGAGATAAAAGTTGAATAA
- a CDS encoding vWA domain-containing protein: MRRMLVSILSFLFVLVFLFSCSEIPQAPKVIPPDPTGTTKPLISEYAVSEIYGSVDKQPTLVPIAVPDPVRVRISLPGVENLQPSELRVFEDNREQGFVLYKESSVKNKLDIAIILDVTGSMWNAIDGAKNSIISFANSLANSGLDVKIGVIPFDDYVNPPSDIDVEPGFLNLTSPASAQEYVASLYAGYGGDAPENPYDAIMFAATALEWRPGAQRIMIVITDAPAHYKDDGTPFAHFTKNEMLSTLVGYFTIHGAFVPSWYYSESDTDFSNPGDVRELCQKTGGVIKYTDTSGNVDLTGLGIVEYVTSSWIVTFESDSPASTHTIEIFYTKGSDKRYLKLQDVTY; encoded by the coding sequence ATGAGAAGAATGCTTGTAAGCATCTTAAGTTTTTTGTTTGTTCTAGTTTTTTTGTTCAGCTGTTCTGAGATACCACAGGCTCCGAAAGTTATACCACCTGACCCTACTGGAACAACGAAACCATTAATATCGGAATATGCAGTGAGCGAAATTTATGGAAGTGTAGATAAGCAACCGACACTGGTGCCCATCGCCGTTCCAGACCCAGTGCGTGTAAGAATAAGCCTGCCCGGCGTTGAAAATTTACAGCCAAGCGAATTAAGAGTTTTCGAAGATAACAGAGAGCAAGGATTCGTGCTTTACAAAGAATCGTCAGTGAAAAACAAATTAGATATTGCTATTATTCTCGACGTAACTGGAAGTATGTGGAATGCTATTGACGGCGCTAAAAACAGCATAATCTCTTTTGCGAACTCACTTGCAAATAGTGGATTAGATGTCAAGATTGGTGTCATACCATTCGACGATTACGTGAATCCTCCAAGCGATATCGACGTTGAGCCTGGATTTCTAAATCTAACATCTCCTGCTTCTGCTCAAGAATACGTTGCATCGCTTTATGCCGGCTACGGCGGGGATGCTCCAGAGAACCCTTACGATGCGATAATGTTTGCCGCGACCGCTCTTGAATGGAGACCCGGCGCACAAAGAATAATGATTGTTATTACCGATGCACCAGCACATTATAAGGACGACGGAACACCATTTGCCCACTTTACAAAGAATGAAATGCTATCAACACTCGTTGGATATTTTACCATACACGGTGCTTTTGTTCCAAGCTGGTATTACAGTGAATCCGACACTGACTTTTCTAACCCTGGGGATGTAAGAGAGCTCTGCCAGAAAACAGGTGGTGTAATAAAATATACTGATACATCTGGAAATGTTGATCTTACGGGACTCGGAATAGTGGAGTACGTAACTTCATCTTGGATTGTCACATTTGAGAGTGATTCACCGGCATCAACACACACGATAGAAATTTTCTATACAAAGGGTTCAGATAAAAGATACCTCAAACTTCAGGACGTCACATATTAA
- a CDS encoding pseudouridine synthase produces the protein MRMKEYEKEKENRIKKIRLDRFLSNAHVGSRTEVKMYIKDGRVKVNGETVYNPAFYVTEEDVITIDDVTVEAHRFVYIMLNKPAGFVSTTSENEPSVLNLIEHPYVNELHIAGRLDKDVEGLLILTNDGEFTHRLISPKKKVEKEYYIYPRKPVTITQEMEVMVERGLEVDGEKFLPGRIRQIDARTVSITIIEGKYHQIKKMCKKLGIEWGKIKRVRIGGLILDQTLKPGAWRELTKDEVKKVFE, from the coding sequence ATGAGAATGAAAGAATACGAAAAAGAAAAAGAGAATCGAATAAAAAAGATTCGTTTGGACAGATTTTTGTCGAACGCACATGTTGGCTCTCGAACAGAAGTTAAGATGTATATTAAAGACGGACGCGTCAAAGTTAACGGAGAAACAGTTTATAACCCTGCATTCTATGTGACGGAAGAAGATGTTATCACAATAGATGATGTAACTGTGGAGGCTCATCGTTTTGTTTATATAATGCTAAATAAACCTGCTGGTTTTGTATCTACAACGTCCGAAAACGAACCGAGTGTGCTCAATCTTATTGAGCATCCATACGTTAATGAGCTCCACATAGCTGGTAGACTCGACAAGGACGTAGAAGGTCTTTTGATTCTAACTAACGATGGTGAGTTTACACATAGATTGATATCACCAAAAAAGAAAGTGGAAAAAGAATATTACATATACCCAAGAAAACCTGTGACCATCACTCAAGAAATGGAAGTAATGGTTGAAAGAGGATTAGAGGTTGATGGGGAAAAGTTTCTTCCAGGCAGGATTAGGCAAATCGATGCAAGAACGGTTTCCATAACTATCATTGAAGGAAAGTACCACCAAATAAAAAAGATGTGTAAAAAGCTAGGAATAGAGTGGGGAAAGATAAAAAGAGTTCGAATTGGTGGACTAATACTTGACCAGACTCTAAAACCTGGAGCTTGGAGAGAGCTTACAAAAGACGAGGTAAAAAAGGTTTTTGAATAA
- the folP gene encoding dihydropteroate synthase, translating to MNSKRTKVMGIINVTPDSFYSGSRVSETELLEKVEDMIKNGVDIIDIGGESTRPGAEPVPLEEEIRRTVTAVKLIRRNFDIPISVDTYKSEVARLSLEEGADIINDISALRFDEKMVDVAAHYKCPVIIMHMKGTPKTMQENPEYTDVVGEIIEFFKERIEFAKSHGIEQLIIDPGIGFGKKLEHNLAIFKHIEKFKELGYPVLIGASRKSMIGMILNLPPEERLNGTLALTAFCVLHNVDFVRVHDVKENIEVVKVLEAIKNFNG from the coding sequence ATGAATTCCAAAAGAACAAAAGTCATGGGCATAATAAACGTAACGCCAGATTCTTTCTATTCTGGTAGCCGTGTTAGTGAAACTGAGCTATTAGAAAAAGTAGAAGACATGATAAAAAACGGTGTCGATATTATAGACATTGGTGGAGAAAGTACCAGACCGGGTGCAGAACCGGTTCCTCTTGAAGAGGAAATAAGAAGAACTGTAACAGCAGTGAAACTCATAAGGAGAAATTTCGATATCCCTATTTCCGTTGATACCTACAAATCGGAAGTTGCAAGACTTTCTTTAGAAGAAGGAGCGGATATAATTAACGACATAAGTGCTTTAAGGTTTGACGAAAAGATGGTTGATGTAGCTGCGCATTACAAATGTCCAGTAATCATAATGCATATGAAAGGCACTCCGAAGACAATGCAGGAAAATCCGGAATATACAGATGTTGTTGGAGAAATCATTGAGTTCTTCAAGGAAAGAATCGAATTTGCCAAAAGTCACGGAATTGAGCAATTGATAATCGACCCTGGCATCGGTTTTGGAAAAAAGCTTGAACACAATTTAGCGATATTTAAGCACATAGAAAAATTCAAAGAGCTTGGATACCCGGTCCTGATTGGTGCAAGTAGAAAATCGATGATAGGCATGATATTAAACCTACCACCAGAAGAAAGGCTGAATGGTACACTTGCTTTGACTGCTTTTTGCGTTCTGCACAACGTCGATTTTGTGAGAGTTCATGATGTGAAAGAGAATATAGAGGTTGTTAAAGTCTTGGAAGCGATTAAGAATTTTAACGGTTAA
- the nusB gene encoding transcription antitermination factor NusB: MVSKRRKLREAVVKALFQLDFRPDEFEDILRDTLNDERIHEVKKDVERYLKRIHENRERIDEVISKYLLNWDFGRVSYIDRSILRLGAYELLYEMDVPIEVTLDEMVEIAKKYGAEESGKFVNGVLDKIAKTEAPKEKFDL; the protein is encoded by the coding sequence TTGGTATCAAAGAGACGGAAGCTTAGAGAAGCTGTAGTGAAAGCGCTTTTCCAACTGGACTTCAGGCCTGATGAATTCGAGGATATATTACGCGACACATTGAACGATGAGAGAATACATGAAGTAAAAAAAGATGTTGAAAGGTATTTGAAAAGAATACATGAGAACAGAGAGAGAATAGATGAAGTAATTTCAAAATATCTTTTGAACTGGGATTTTGGAAGAGTGTCGTATATTGACCGTAGTATCTTAAGGTTAGGAGCTTACGAGCTACTTTATGAAATGGACGTACCGATAGAAGTTACTTTGGACGAAATGGTGGAAATTGCCAAAAAATACGGGGCCGAGGAAAGTGGGAAGTTTGTTAATGGTGTGTTGGACAAGATAGCAAAGACAGAAGCGCCAAAGGAAAAGTTTGATTTGTAA
- a CDS encoding Asp23/Gls24 family envelope stress response protein: protein MGNITVSDNVISEIAYRSICSVYGVEPDDKDFKKLRKNISVERTPEDNVIINVKLEAPYGENILEFSKNIMKTITENVSQMTEKVVEAVNVVVIGVSEREFNKNS from the coding sequence ATGGGAAACATAACAGTATCAGATAACGTTATTTCTGAGATTGCCTATAGGTCTATCTGTTCGGTCTACGGTGTCGAACCAGATGACAAAGATTTTAAAAAGCTGAGAAAAAACATATCCGTTGAAAGAACTCCCGAAGATAATGTTATAATCAACGTTAAGCTTGAGGCTCCATACGGAGAAAATATACTAGAATTCTCCAAAAACATCATGAAAACCATAACCGAGAATGTTTCCCAGATGACGGAAAAGGTCGTCGAGGCGGTAAATGTTGTAGTCATAGGTGTCTCAGAGAGGGAATTTAACAAAAATTCATAA